Sequence from the Petrotoga sp. 9PW.55.5.1 genome:
GAAGGTATTAACACAGATTTAGTGGTTCTTCCTGAATTAGCTTTTACGGGATATGCCTTTTCTTCAAAAAGCGAAATTGAAAAGACATGGGAGTCGCCTCTTGATAATGAAGGATACGCCTTTAAAGCTTTTAAAGAGTTTTCTAGAGATACTGGTGCAGCAGTTGCTTATGGTTTCAACGAAAGATATAATGGTACCTATTATAATTCTTCCGTTCTTATAAAACATGATGGAACATTTAAAATATATAGAAAAACTCACCTATTTTACAGAGAAAATTTATTTTTTACACCAGGAGATACAGGTTTTTGGGTTGAAGACGTTAATGGAATTAATGTAGGTCTTGCAATATGTTTTGATTGGTATTTCCCAGAATCTTTCAGAACGCTTGCTTTGCTTGGAGCTGACATTATACTTCACCCTTCAAATTTAGTTTTGCCCTACTGTCAAGAAGCAAACAAAATAAGATCTTTAGAGAACAAAGTCTATATAGCAACAGCGAACATATATGGAACACAAATAAACAAAGAAATATCTTATAAATTCTCAGGCAAAAGCCAATTAACTTCTCCGACTAGTGAAGTTTTATTTAGGCTTCCTGAAGAGGGAGAGTATGTGAAAACAGTAGAAGTTGATGAAAGATTAGCAAGAGATAAGTCCATCAACGAATTCAATGATTTGTTTAAAGAGAGAAAACCAAAATTTTATTTTCACTCTTAAGTTAAGAGTGATATAAGATTATATAACATATATATTTAGTGACATTATAATTATTGATAATAATTGATTTTATCTTTATAATATAATTTCATAAAAGAGTTGAAAAGCGGCTTTTTTTTAAGTATAATATAAGTGATAGCAAACGAATACATAAAGTGATAAAAAGTTTTGACTAAGGAGGTATTTGTAATGGCTGCTAAAGAATATGTTGTAGGTATAGATTTAGGAACTACAAATTCTGCTATCGCTTGGGTAAAGCCTGATGGAAATCCTGAAGTGATAACTAATTCAGAAGGTAAAAGGACTACCCCTTCTGTTGTTTCTTTTACAAAAGATGGACAAATACTGGTTGGAGAACCAGCTAAGAGGCAGGCTATTTTAAATTCTGATAGAACAGTTAGGTCTATAAAAAGATATATGGGTAGTGATTATACAGCAAAAATCGATGATAAGGTATACACACCTCAACAGATAAGTGCCTATATCTTAAAGAAATTAGTTAAAGATGCCGAAGAATATTTAGGTGGAACGATCAAAAAAGCTGTAATTACTGTCCCAGCATATTTCAACGATGCTCAAAGACAAGCTACCAAAGAAGCTGGAGAAATAGCAGGTTTAGAAGTTCTAAGGATAATCAACGAACCAACGGCCGCATCTATTGCTTTTGGTTTGGATAGATCTAGTGAAGAAAGAAAAATAGTTGTATATGACTTAGGTGGAGGAACATTCGATGTATCTATATTAGATATAGGAGAAGATATCATAGAAGTAATTGCAACATCGGGTAACAACCACTTAGGTGGAGATGATTTTGATCAAAGAGTTGTTGATTGGCTAGCAGATGAGTTTATGAAAGAAAATAGAGTAGACCTTAGAAAAGACAAACAAGCTTTACAGAGATTAAGAGAAGCAGCTGAATCAGCGAAGATTGAATTATCTAGTAAATTAGAAACGGATATTAACTTGCCATTTATTACCGTAGTGGATGGTCAACCTGTACATTTAGAAAAGAGATTAACCAGAGCAAAATTTGAAGAACTCGTAAGAGATTTGGTAGAATCAACAAGAGGTCCGATTGAAAATGCTATGAGAGATGCAAAAGTAACTCCCCAGGATATTACAGATGTATTACTTGTCGGTGGTTCTACAAGAACGCCATATGTCCAAAAATTAGTTAAAGATTATTTTGGTAAAGATCCATCCAAAAGCGTAAATCCAGATGAAGCTGTTGCGATTGGTGCTGCTGTTCAGGCTTCTATAATGGTTGGCGAAACAGATAGGGATTTGGTATTAGTAGACGTAACCCCGTTATCTCTTGGAATAGAGGTAAAAGGAGGGTTAATGGAAGTAATAATACCACGAAACAACAAGATCCCTGTTAAAAAATCAAAAGTCTTTACAACCGCAGTGGATGGTCAAACAGAAGTAGAAATAAGTGTTTATCAAGGTGAAAGACCTTTAGCAAAAGATAATTTCTTTTTGGGAAGCTTTAAACTAGCAGGTATTCCACCTGCACCAAGAGGAGTGCCTCAGATTGAAGTCACCTTTGACATAGACTCAAACGGTATAGTTAACGTTTCAGCTAAAGATTTGGCAACGCAAAGACAGCAATCGACCGTAGTAACAGGAAGACATAAGCTAAACAAAGATCAAATAGATAAAATGATAAAAGAAGCACGTGAATACGAAGAACAAGATAAAAAGGTAAGAGAAAAGATAGAATTAAGGAATCAAGCAGATGATATGGTATATCAAACAGAAAAACTATTGAATGAAAATGGAGATAAGATACCAGAAGATATAAAATCTACAGTTGAGGCTAAAAAGCAAGAATTAAAAGATGCTTTAGAAGAAGATAACGTAGGTAAGATAAAAATAGTAATGGATGAACTTCAAAAAGAGTTAATGAACTTAGGACAATTCATGTATCAAAACCAAAATCCAGGGGCAGCAACCGGAGCAACAAATCCAGGGAACGATCAACAAGAGTAGGGAATAAACCTAACAATCAGGAGACCATTTTGGCCTCCTGATTTTTTTGAAAAATATCGAAAATTAAGATTAGTTGTGCTATAATTCTTTGGAAGCAAATCAATTAAGTATTACAGAGTTTCAGAAAGGGGGTTAAGGGTTAGACCCCATCTAAAGCATGAAGAATACTGAACAAGTAATAAAAAGAAATTTTATTATATACTTTATATTATTAGGAGTTACCCTATTTGTAGGTGTGCTCTTTATATACAGTTCTCTTTTTGCTATTCAAGATTCAAAAAGTATAAATCCGGAACAAAAGTTTCAAACATACATAATTTCTTTGATTTTAGGATTTATTGGAGGGATGGGAGCTTTTATTTTTAGTAACGTATTCACAAAAAATAAACAAATAATGCTATCTTTGTTGATATTTTTAAATATGCTTTTAGGAATCGTTCTATTTACTCAACCGATTGCTGGGGTAAGACGATGGCTAAACATAGGATCATTCCAGTTTCAACCATCGGAATTAACGAAATTGATACTTCCTGCTTTTTTGGCTTTTTACTACGCTCAGATAAAGAATCATAAGAATTTTGTTTTGAACGTAATATTGCCGATGCTGATCAGTGGAATAAGTGTCTTTTTAATATTCTTAGAACCTGATCTTAGTTCTACTATTTTAATAACAACTTTAAGTATAATAACAATATTTCTAGGAATAAGAGACAAAAAAGTGATGATTTTTTTCATTATTTTAATGGTGGTTTTAGGTGTTTTTGTTTTCACCTTTCAAGAGTATTTCCTACAAGATTATCAATCTTCGCGTTTAGCAAATTCAGATGATTATCAAAGCCAAAGATCAAGAGAAGCTATTAAAAGAGGTGGATTAATAGGAACCGGTCCATTTGCAGGAAAATTCAAATACTATGTTCCTGAATCATACAGTGATTTTATAATATCTGTTATAGGGGAAGAATGGGGGAAAATTGGTATAGCAATGGTTATAACCCTTTTTTTCTTTTTGTGTCATGAACTAGTATATATGGCATATCTAACAAAAGATTACGCTACATTTATCTTCTGTGGTGCTACTGCTTCTTGGATATTTATACAAGTTGCTATTAATACATTAGTAGGCCTTGGTGTCCCATGGATGCCTGTAACGGGGGTAACTTTTCCTCTTGTAAGTTATGGAAACTCATCCATGATAGTAACATTAACTTCTATAGGATGGGCGTTGGGATTAATTTATAATAACATGGAGTTGAACGACGAAAGTGAATATTATGAATAAAAAAGAATTAAAGGTAGTTTTCTCAGGTGGGGGAACAGGGGGACATTATTACCCAGCATTAGCGTTATTAAAGTATCTTGATAAAAAATACGATAAATTAAATGTAATATATTTCACCACAAAAGGACGAATAGAAGAAAAACGATTATCTAAAGATTTTCCAAAGGCAAAGATGATTCCATTAGATACTAAAGGCTTACAAAGACCACTATACAATCCAAAGAACGTGTCAAGGATATTAAATGTTCTAAAAGATACGCATAAAGTTCAAAAAATATTAAGAGAATTCAAGCCCGATTTTGGTTTTTTAACAGGTGGATACGTTACTGTTCCTGTGGGCCTTGCTTTAAAAAATCTAAAAAAACCTTTTTATTTACATGAGCAAAATTCCATACTTGGTATATCTAACAAAATATTATCAAGATGGGCAGAAAAGGTATTTGTAAGTTACGAAGAAACAAAAGCAAACGAAAAGTATATATTATCAGGGAATCCTATTAGAGTACCAGACAAAGAAATTCCACGAGCATATTTGAAAAACTTCGGTATAAAAGATTTAACAAAAAGATGTATATTAGTATTTGGTGGGAGTTTAGGTTCTGAAGAAATTGACAATATAATGTACAAAGTATATGAAAAAGAAGACCTAAACAATTATATTCACATAACTAAAAACAAAGAAAAATACAAACAGTTTCCTCATGTAATTACCTACGAATACCTTGACAATCTTTATGAAATTATGACTGTTAGTGATGGGGTAGTATCAAGAGCTGGTGCAACAACCCTTGCGGAAATTCAGTTCTATAATCTGCCCGCAGTATTGATACCTTGGAAAGGCGCAGCTGAAAACCACCAGTACAAAAACGCCATCTCACTCAAAGAAAAGGGAAAAGCAGAAGTATTTGATGATCAAAACGTCGATATAAAAAAATTAATAGATTTTTTAAACAATATAACCCCTAAAAATTCAGATTATATCTATAAACCAAAAAACAATCAGGCCGTAGAAATAATAGTTGAAAATATAGCAAGGAGGAACATATGAAATACTACTTTTCAGGAATAGGCGGAATAGGCATGAGTTCTCTCGCCTTATACAAAGCATACAAAAATGGAATAGAAAATGTAATAGGCTCAAACAACGAATCAAACGAAAGGGTAGAATACTTAACAAAAAAAGGAATAAAAATAAAATTAACTCAAGACTCAAATCTACCTAAAATTGATTGTTTTATAAAATCAACAGCAATTAGACAAGACAATCCAGAGTTTATTGAAGCAAAGAAAAGAAATATTAAAGTATTAAACAGAATGGAACTTTTAAATTCAATATTAAAAACATACACCTCGTTAGGTGTAACAGGAACAGATGGAAAGACTACAACAACTGCTATGCTATCTCAAATATTCAAAAATGCTGGAAAAGACCCAACCGTTTTCTTAGGTGGAATACATGACTCTTTGGAAGATGGAAACTTCAGATATGGAAAAGGGATAATAATAGCTGAAGTCGATGAAAGTGATGGATTAATAAAAGATATATCTACTGACTTTTCTATAATAAACAACTTAAGACCGGATCATTTGGAACATTACAACAACGAATTCGTTAATCTAGAAAAATCTCTCTTTGAATTTGCTAAAAATACTAAAGAATTATTAATACTCAATGGAGATGATCCTCATTTGTCAAAATGGAATTTGGAAGGTAAAAAAGTACTGTACTTTGGACAAAATGAAAATGCTAGTTACACGATAAAAAACAGAAAACAAATCAACGATCACCAAATATTTCAAATATACAGTAAAAATACATTTATAGGAGAAATAAAGTTAAACCTTCCGGGAATACATTACGCTTATGATGCCTTGGCCTCAGCTACTTTTTCTTTAGAATACGGGATATCTTTCAATATAATAAAAGAAACCCTAAAAAATTATAAATCCGTTCAAAGAAGATTCAACATATTATACGATGATAACAACTTATGTATAATAGATGATTATGCCCATACGTCAGATGAAATCTCAGCAACTATAAAAGCAACAAAAGAATATTTTCTCAAAAGAAAATTAATAACAATATTCCAGCCACACCGTTATACGCGATTACATTTTCATATGAAAGACTTTATTGACGTA
This genomic interval carries:
- a CDS encoding nitrilase-related carbon-nitrogen hydrolase, whose translation is MFKVTVVQFKPELFEVKKNVEKVLKMIEGINTDLVVLPELAFTGYAFSSKSEIEKTWESPLDNEGYAFKAFKEFSRDTGAAVAYGFNERYNGTYYNSSVLIKHDGTFKIYRKTHLFYRENLFFTPGDTGFWVEDVNGINVGLAICFDWYFPESFRTLALLGADIILHPSNLVLPYCQEANKIRSLENKVYIATANIYGTQINKEISYKFSGKSQLTSPTSEVLFRLPEEGEYVKTVEVDERLARDKSINEFNDLFKERKPKFYFHS
- the dnaK gene encoding molecular chaperone DnaK, which encodes MAAKEYVVGIDLGTTNSAIAWVKPDGNPEVITNSEGKRTTPSVVSFTKDGQILVGEPAKRQAILNSDRTVRSIKRYMGSDYTAKIDDKVYTPQQISAYILKKLVKDAEEYLGGTIKKAVITVPAYFNDAQRQATKEAGEIAGLEVLRIINEPTAASIAFGLDRSSEERKIVVYDLGGGTFDVSILDIGEDIIEVIATSGNNHLGGDDFDQRVVDWLADEFMKENRVDLRKDKQALQRLREAAESAKIELSSKLETDINLPFITVVDGQPVHLEKRLTRAKFEELVRDLVESTRGPIENAMRDAKVTPQDITDVLLVGGSTRTPYVQKLVKDYFGKDPSKSVNPDEAVAIGAAVQASIMVGETDRDLVLVDVTPLSLGIEVKGGLMEVIIPRNNKIPVKKSKVFTTAVDGQTEVEISVYQGERPLAKDNFFLGSFKLAGIPPAPRGVPQIEVTFDIDSNGIVNVSAKDLATQRQQSTVVTGRHKLNKDQIDKMIKEAREYEEQDKKVREKIELRNQADDMVYQTEKLLNENGDKIPEDIKSTVEAKKQELKDALEEDNVGKIKIVMDELQKELMNLGQFMYQNQNPGAATGATNPGNDQQE
- a CDS encoding FtsW/RodA/SpoVE family cell cycle protein encodes the protein MKNTEQVIKRNFIIYFILLGVTLFVGVLFIYSSLFAIQDSKSINPEQKFQTYIISLILGFIGGMGAFIFSNVFTKNKQIMLSLLIFLNMLLGIVLFTQPIAGVRRWLNIGSFQFQPSELTKLILPAFLAFYYAQIKNHKNFVLNVILPMLISGISVFLIFLEPDLSSTILITTLSIITIFLGIRDKKVMIFFIILMVVLGVFVFTFQEYFLQDYQSSRLANSDDYQSQRSREAIKRGGLIGTGPFAGKFKYYVPESYSDFIISVIGEEWGKIGIAMVITLFFFLCHELVYMAYLTKDYATFIFCGATASWIFIQVAINTLVGLGVPWMPVTGVTFPLVSYGNSSMIVTLTSIGWALGLIYNNMELNDESEYYE
- a CDS encoding glycosyltransferase, yielding MNKKELKVVFSGGGTGGHYYPALALLKYLDKKYDKLNVIYFTTKGRIEEKRLSKDFPKAKMIPLDTKGLQRPLYNPKNVSRILNVLKDTHKVQKILREFKPDFGFLTGGYVTVPVGLALKNLKKPFYLHEQNSILGISNKILSRWAEKVFVSYEETKANEKYILSGNPIRVPDKEIPRAYLKNFGIKDLTKRCILVFGGSLGSEEIDNIMYKVYEKEDLNNYIHITKNKEKYKQFPHVITYEYLDNLYEIMTVSDGVVSRAGATTLAEIQFYNLPAVLIPWKGAAENHQYKNAISLKEKGKAEVFDDQNVDIKKLIDFLNNITPKNSDYIYKPKNNQAVEIIVENIARRNI
- the murC gene encoding UDP-N-acetylmuramate--L-alanine ligase, with protein sequence MKYYFSGIGGIGMSSLALYKAYKNGIENVIGSNNESNERVEYLTKKGIKIKLTQDSNLPKIDCFIKSTAIRQDNPEFIEAKKRNIKVLNRMELLNSILKTYTSLGVTGTDGKTTTTAMLSQIFKNAGKDPTVFLGGIHDSLEDGNFRYGKGIIIAEVDESDGLIKDISTDFSIINNLRPDHLEHYNNEFVNLEKSLFEFAKNTKELLILNGDDPHLSKWNLEGKKVLYFGQNENASYTIKNRKQINDHQIFQIYSKNTFIGEIKLNLPGIHYAYDALASATFSLEYGISFNIIKETLKNYKSVQRRFNILYDDNNLCIIDDYAHTSDEISATIKATKEYFLKRKLITIFQPHRYTRLHFHMKDFIDVLKNSDEVLVYRIYSAFEEPINGVDEAKITEMLNSNNTPSKFYNSEKNLINDLLQEKDAILLFVGAGDITDVARKLSKIKKNS